In Phacochoerus africanus isolate WHEZ1 chromosome 2, ROS_Pafr_v1, whole genome shotgun sequence, one DNA window encodes the following:
- the MARCKS gene encoding myristoylated alanine-rich C-kinase substrate, producing the protein MGAQFSKTASKGEAAGERPGEAAVASSPSKANGQENGHVKVNGDASPAAAEPGAKEELQANGSAPAADKEEPAPAGSGAASPVGAEKDEAAATAPEAGATSAEKEAPAEGEAAEPGSPTAAEGEAASAASSTSSPKAEDGATPSPSNETPKKKKKRFSFKKSFKLSGFSFKKNKKEAGEGGEAEGAAGASAEGSKDEAAGGAAAAASEAGAASGEPAAAPSEEAAAGEEGAAGGDPQEAKPEEAAVAPEKPPASEETKAAEEPSKAEEKVEEPGASAAACEAPSASGLGAPAEQEAAPAEEAAAAASSACAAPSQETQPECSPEAPPAEAAE; encoded by the coding sequence GAGAATGGCCACGTGAAAGTAAACGGCGACGCGTCTCCTGCGGCCGCCGAGCCCGGCGCCAAGGAGGAGCTGCAGGCCAACGGCAGCGCCCCGGCCGCTGACAAGGAGGAGCCCGCACCCGCCGGGAGCGGGGCGGCGTCGCCTGTCGGGGCCGAGAAAGATGAGGCGGCCGCCACCGCCCCCGAAGCTGGGGCCACCTCCGCGGAGAAAGAGGCCCCCGCGGAAGGCGAGGCCGCGGAGCCCGGTTCCCCCACGGCTGCGGAGGGGGAGGCCGCGTCGGCCGCCTCCTCGACGTCTTCGCCTAAGGCCGAGGACGGGGCCACGCCCTCACCCAGCAACGAgaccccgaaaaaaaaaaagaagcgctTTTCCTTCAAGAAATCTTTCAAGCTGAGCGGCTTCTCCTTCAAGAAGAACAAGAAGGAGGCGGGAGAGGGCGGTGAGGCCGAGGGTGCTGCCGGTGCCTCCGCCGAAGGCAGCAAGGACGAGGCCGCCGGGGGCGCGGCTGCGGCGGCCAGTGAGGCGGGCGCAGCCTCCGGGGAGCCGGCGGCGGCGCCGAGCGAGGAGGCTGCTGCAGGCGaggagggggcggcggggggcgacCCGCAGGAGGCCAAGCCCGAAGAGGCTGCCGTCGCGCCGGAGAAACCGCCCGCCAGCGAGGAGACCAAGGCCGCCGAGGAGCCCAGCAAGGCCGAGGAGAAGGTCGAGGAGCCGGGTGCCAGCGCGGCTGCCTGCGAGGCGCCCTCAGCCTCAGGGCTCGGCGCCCCAGCGGAGCAGGAGGCGGCCCCCGCGGAGGAGGCGGCCGCCGCGGCGTCGTCAGCCTGCGCAGCCCCCTCACAGGAGACCCAGCCCGAGTGCAGTCCAGAAGCCCCCCCAGCGGAGGCGGCAGAGTAA